The following proteins come from a genomic window of Plectropomus leopardus isolate mb chromosome 11, YSFRI_Pleo_2.0, whole genome shotgun sequence:
- the ca5a gene encoding carbonic anhydrase 5A, mitochondrial isoform X1, with protein MVTLSSVIRPLASQLHRQLVKHARTHRITPVRRCNLTACSSKYVLSQMHPMWQGPLAVPGGDRQSPIDIVVRKSVFDTELKPLVTDYDPQTCQQIWNNGYSFLVEYDDTADKSTLKGGPLQDKYRLCQFHFHWGESNAWGSEHTVDRKLFPAELHLVHWNSDKYSLFEEAVMEDNGLAVIGVFLKVGKRHEGLQKLVDALPAIRHKGSVVEFTRFDPACLLPTNTDDYWTYHGSLTTPPLTESVSWIVMKQHIEVSHDQLAVFRSLLFTSAEEEVQKSMVNNFRVQQALCGRTVRSSFSPFLQEAPSAEGDKHTH; from the exons ATGGTGACTTTGTCATCCGTAATAAGACCTCTGGCTTCTCAGCTCCACCGACAGCTCGTCAAACACGCCAGGACTCACCGGATAACACCGGTCAGGAGATGCAACCTCACGGCGTGCTCCAGCAAATATGTCCTGTCGCAGA tGCATCCCATGTGGCAGGGACCCCTCGCGGTACCAGGAGGCGATCGTCAGTCTCCAATTGACATCGTTGTGAGAAAGAGCGTCTTCGATACGGAGCTGAAGCCTCTGGTCACTGATTACGACCCGCAGACCTGCCAACAGATCTGGAACAACGGCTACTCCTTTTTGGTTGAGTACGATGACACAGCAGACAAGTCCA CGCTGAAAGGAGGCCCCCTGCAAGACAAATACAGATTGTGCCAGTTCCACTTCCACTGGGGGGAGAGCAACGCCTGGGGGTCAGAGCACACTGTGGACAGGAAACTGTTCCCTGCAGAG ctCCACTTGGTCCACTGGAACTCTGACAAGTACAGTTTGTTCGAGGAGGCAGTGATGGAGGACAACGGACTAGCTGTCATTGGGGTCTTTCTTAAg GTGGGAAAGAGACACGAGGGGCTGCAGAAACTGGTCGACGCTCTGCCTGCTATCAGACACAAG gGCAGCGTAGTGGAGTTTACCAGGTTCGACCCTGCCTGTCTGTTACCCACCAACACTGATGACTACTGGACCTACCACGGCTCTCTGACAACGCCCCCTCTGACGGAGTCCGTCTCCTGGATCGTTATGAAGCAACACATAGAAGTCAGCCATGaccag CTGGCGGTCTTCCGGAGCCTTCTTTTCACCTCAGCTGAAGAGGAAGTACAGAAGAGTATGGTGAACAACTTCCGTGTGCAGCAGGCACTCTGCGGTCGCACCGTGcgctcctccttctctcctttcctccagGAGGCACCGTCAGCCGAAGGCGACAAGCACACCCACTGA
- the ca5a gene encoding carbonic anhydrase 5A, mitochondrial isoform X2 has translation MDCVRMREAAEHNMKMHPMWQGPLAVPGGDRQSPIDIVVRKSVFDTELKPLVTDYDPQTCQQIWNNGYSFLVEYDDTADKSTLKGGPLQDKYRLCQFHFHWGESNAWGSEHTVDRKLFPAELHLVHWNSDKYSLFEEAVMEDNGLAVIGVFLKVGKRHEGLQKLVDALPAIRHKGSVVEFTRFDPACLLPTNTDDYWTYHGSLTTPPLTESVSWIVMKQHIEVSHDQLAVFRSLLFTSAEEEVQKSMVNNFRVQQALCGRTVRSSFSPFLQEAPSAEGDKHTH, from the exons ATGGACTGCGTTAGGATGCGGGAAGCAGCAGAGCACAACATGAAAA tGCATCCCATGTGGCAGGGACCCCTCGCGGTACCAGGAGGCGATCGTCAGTCTCCAATTGACATCGTTGTGAGAAAGAGCGTCTTCGATACGGAGCTGAAGCCTCTGGTCACTGATTACGACCCGCAGACCTGCCAACAGATCTGGAACAACGGCTACTCCTTTTTGGTTGAGTACGATGACACAGCAGACAAGTCCA CGCTGAAAGGAGGCCCCCTGCAAGACAAATACAGATTGTGCCAGTTCCACTTCCACTGGGGGGAGAGCAACGCCTGGGGGTCAGAGCACACTGTGGACAGGAAACTGTTCCCTGCAGAG ctCCACTTGGTCCACTGGAACTCTGACAAGTACAGTTTGTTCGAGGAGGCAGTGATGGAGGACAACGGACTAGCTGTCATTGGGGTCTTTCTTAAg GTGGGAAAGAGACACGAGGGGCTGCAGAAACTGGTCGACGCTCTGCCTGCTATCAGACACAAG gGCAGCGTAGTGGAGTTTACCAGGTTCGACCCTGCCTGTCTGTTACCCACCAACACTGATGACTACTGGACCTACCACGGCTCTCTGACAACGCCCCCTCTGACGGAGTCCGTCTCCTGGATCGTTATGAAGCAACACATAGAAGTCAGCCATGaccag CTGGCGGTCTTCCGGAGCCTTCTTTTCACCTCAGCTGAAGAGGAAGTACAGAAGAGTATGGTGAACAACTTCCGTGTGCAGCAGGCACTCTGCGGTCGCACCGTGcgctcctccttctctcctttcctccagGAGGCACCGTCAGCCGAAGGCGACAAGCACACCCACTGA